The genomic window TCCTGGTGGTGGGCGGAGGACCGGCGGGACTCTCCGCCGCCTCCTCTTGCGGAAGGAAACGGCTCAGGACCGCGGTCTTCGAAGGCGATTCGTGGGGAGGGGTCCTCACCCGGTGGTGTCCGGACAAGCGGATCGATAATTATCCGGGGGTCCCCCCCGGAATCCTTGCCAAGGAACTCGCCGCCCTCCTGATCGATGATGCCCGGCGCTCCGGAGCCGACCTGATCGAGGGAAGGGTCGAAGAGATCACGCCCGGGAGGGAGGTCGTGGCAAAAGATCTGCGGGCAAAGACGAAGATGCTCATCCTTGCGAACGGCAGCACCGCCGCCGAAGCGGGAATCCTTCGGGAGAGGGAGTTCGCGGGACGTCATGGGGGCGTGTACTACAATGTCCGGGACCCCGCCGGCTTTCGCGGGAAGAACGTGGTCATCGTCGGCGGAGGGGAAACCGCGATCTCCCTCGTCCAGCGGTTGTCGGGGGTCGCCTCGCGGATCACCCTGGTCCACAGACAGTCCACTTTCCGGATCCCGAGCGGACTGCCGGGAGAATTCGAGCGGAACGAGGGAATTGCCGTGCTTC from Candidatus Deferrimicrobiaceae bacterium includes these protein-coding regions:
- a CDS encoding FAD-dependent oxidoreductase, with translation MSRKNAARALEAVAMPRGNPTDRETAAPDPKPAEYDVLVVGGGPAGLSAASSCGRKRLRTAVFEGDSWGGVLTRWCPDKRIDNYPGVPPGILAKELAALLIDDARRSGADLIEGRVEEITPGREVVAKDLRAKTKMLILANGSTAAEAGILREREFAGRHGGVYYNVRDPAGFRGKNVVIVGGGETAISLVQRLSGVASRITLVHRQSTFRIPSGLPGEFERNEGIAVLLDSTVEEFLGDERVEGVRVRDHRAGKDSVLPADAVVLAVGRRPNTAIFRDLALSLDGKGQVETDLWQRTSVPGILAVGDVSSHLKMIVTAVAQAATAAHRAYLDIRTPYWK